In Cyanobacterium stanieri LEGE 03274, the following are encoded in one genomic region:
- a CDS encoding tetratricopeptide repeat protein, with amino-acid sequence MRNLTKVVYRHWLLSVLVMLGVTLNPPRVKAQAVVPYTPEISSETLAPYGSQLLQDAVQLIRFQEYGLALSRARLAARLLPNQYETWFILGTLHIQEGDNQAGVDAFVRAKDLAPDEPEVLFALGNAYFQVEDYESAIREIRAGLAFNSESPQAFFDLGNSYLQLGQFTDAIASYQQSYDLDEEFWPAINNIGLAEYEQGNKERAIALWRDTVNIDQSQAEPLLAIAVGLYHQGRQTEAIRLGTQALQLDGKYGNPEFLILNLWGENLMADTEVFFANPTMKRVLEDNLIPLEDQ; translated from the coding sequence TTGCGAAATTTAACAAAAGTGGTATATCGTCATTGGTTATTATCTGTTTTAGTCATGTTAGGGGTGACGTTAAATCCCCCTAGGGTAAAAGCTCAAGCTGTAGTTCCTTATACTCCAGAGATAAGTTCGGAAACTTTAGCACCCTATGGCTCTCAATTGTTACAGGATGCGGTGCAGTTGATTCGTTTTCAGGAGTATGGGTTGGCTTTATCGAGGGCAAGGTTAGCGGCTCGTTTGTTGCCGAATCAGTATGAGACTTGGTTTATTTTAGGAACTTTACATATTCAAGAAGGGGATAATCAGGCGGGGGTTGATGCTTTTGTGAGGGCGAAGGATTTAGCGCCTGATGAGCCTGAGGTGTTGTTTGCTTTGGGTAATGCTTATTTTCAGGTGGAGGATTATGAGTCGGCTATTCGTGAGATTCGGGCTGGTTTAGCTTTTAATAGTGAGAGTCCTCAGGCTTTTTTTGATTTGGGTAATTCTTATTTACAGTTAGGACAGTTTACCGATGCGATCGCCTCTTATCAACAATCATATGATTTAGATGAGGAATTTTGGCCGGCTATTAATAATATTGGTTTAGCTGAATATGAGCAGGGCAATAAGGAAAGGGCGATCGCCCTTTGGCGTGATACAGTGAATATAGATCAATCTCAAGCAGAACCGTTACTGGCGATCGCAGTGGGACTATATCATCAAGGAAGACAAACTGAGGCTATCCGTCTAGGTACTCAAGCCTTACAATTAGACGGTAAATACGGTAATCCAGAATTTTTAATCCTCAATCTGTGGGGGGAAAATCTAATGGCAGATACAGAAGTATTCTTTGCCAATCCCACCATGAAAAGAGTTTTAGAAGATAATTTAATACCCTTAGAAGATCAATAA
- the thrB gene encoding homoserine kinase, with amino-acid sequence MTKHNSMVIRVPATTANMGPGFDCLGMALSLYNEFEFKLSSEATTFKAFGVDGKIINLPKDNLLYQSFVKVYEHIGEEIPQVQITVKVGVPMARGLGSSATAIVGGLLGANYFAKNPLSSQELTNLAIALEGHPDNVIPAFMGNCILSVGSGDNWHFVPIPVNPDIAFVLAIPDFELSTEEARGVLPKNLTYSDSVFNIAHLGLLLRALQTGKAQWLAEALKDKLHQPYRRALIKGYDELEQAVLSHKGYGMVISGAGPTLLALCPQNEADNVAQAMEKTWQGMGVKAKVRSLLIDTKGAGIIDNEQWTVNN; translated from the coding sequence ATGACTAAACACAATTCTATGGTAATTAGAGTCCCTGCAACCACCGCAAACATGGGGCCTGGGTTTGATTGTTTGGGTATGGCACTGAGTCTTTACAATGAATTTGAATTTAAACTTAGTTCAGAAGCTACTACTTTCAAGGCTTTTGGCGTAGATGGCAAAATAATAAACCTTCCTAAAGATAATTTGTTATATCAATCTTTTGTCAAGGTTTACGAACATATCGGCGAGGAAATTCCCCAAGTCCAGATCACTGTAAAGGTGGGTGTACCTATGGCTAGAGGTTTGGGAAGTTCAGCCACTGCCATTGTGGGTGGTTTATTGGGGGCTAATTATTTCGCTAAAAATCCCTTATCCTCCCAAGAGTTGACGAACTTGGCGATCGCCCTTGAAGGACATCCTGATAACGTAATTCCTGCTTTTATGGGTAACTGTATCCTTTCGGTGGGCAGCGGTGATAATTGGCATTTTGTACCAATTCCCGTTAATCCAGATATTGCCTTTGTTTTGGCTATCCCCGATTTTGAACTATCCACCGAGGAAGCAAGGGGAGTATTACCGAAAAATTTAACTTACAGTGATTCGGTATTTAATATCGCCCATCTCGGTTTACTTTTAAGGGCATTACAAACAGGTAAAGCACAATGGTTAGCCGAAGCCCTCAAAGATAAATTACATCAACCCTACCGCCGTGCTTTAATCAAGGGTTACGATGAACTAGAACAGGCAGTATTGAGCCATAAAGGCTATGGTATGGTAATTAGTGGGGCAGGACCTACCCTCTTGGCTTTATGCCCTCAGAATGAGGCTGACAATGTGGCTCAGGCCATGGAAAAAACATGGCAGGGAATGGGGGTAAAAGCTAAAGTGCGATCGCTCTTAATTGATACCAAGGGAGCAGGGATAATTGACAATGAACAATGGACAGTTAACAATTAG
- the nrtS gene encoding nitrate/nitrite transporter NrtS, whose amino-acid sequence MNNSLTSYGQYLVTPKYAKKGVKVALFVGTVIFMINHGTALTQGKMTPQRWLSGILSYSVPYFVSIHGQWANSKSKEMG is encoded by the coding sequence ATGAATAATAGTTTAACCAGTTATGGACAATATTTAGTCACTCCCAAATATGCTAAAAAGGGTGTCAAGGTAGCTTTATTCGTTGGTACTGTTATATTCATGATTAATCACGGTACGGCTTTAACCCAAGGAAAAATGACCCCCCAACGTTGGTTGAGTGGTATTTTAAGTTATTCTGTCCCCTACTTTGTTAGCATTCACGGACAATGGGCTAATAGTAAATCAAAGGAAATGGGGTGA
- a CDS encoding THUMP domain-containing class I SAM-dependent RNA methyltransferase — translation MTYQYFATVGRGLEDIASQEIISLGGDNVKADFTGVHFQGDLELLYRVNLWCRTIFRVLWTLKVVPSYDSEQLYQSVKKFDWSDFLSPSQTFVVHCTGKSPRLNHSHFTALQVKRAIVDQQQEKYGVRSDIDTENPDVIINAHIRENKCTLSLDSSGESLHRRGYRPAMGRAPLKETLAAALLYMTDWTPDLPLVDPLCGSGTFAIEATLMALNIAPGLYRREFAFQRWNNYDSDLWDDVFRKAEEAEKDTMPIIVGSDADEDVVLQAQSNARACGFADKVKFYHQKLIDVEAPADHGILICNPPYGKRLSETEQLFPFYKLLGDVLKQRFKGWTAYILCGNKELSKKVGLRTSRRIPVDNGGIPCTLLKYDLY, via the coding sequence ATGACCTATCAATATTTTGCCACTGTGGGCAGAGGTTTAGAAGATATTGCTTCCCAAGAGATTATCAGTTTGGGAGGAGATAATGTTAAAGCAGATTTTACGGGGGTACATTTTCAGGGAGATTTAGAATTATTATATCGAGTAAATTTATGGTGTAGAACGATATTTCGGGTTTTGTGGACTTTAAAGGTTGTTCCTAGTTATGATTCTGAGCAGTTATATCAAAGTGTAAAAAAATTTGATTGGTCTGATTTTCTTAGTCCTTCTCAAACTTTTGTGGTTCACTGTACAGGGAAAAGTCCTCGTCTTAATCATAGTCATTTTACAGCTTTACAGGTGAAAAGGGCGATCGTTGACCAACAACAGGAGAAATATGGGGTTAGGTCTGATATTGATACAGAAAACCCTGATGTAATTATTAATGCCCATATTCGGGAAAATAAATGTACTTTAAGTTTAGATAGTTCGGGGGAAAGTCTTCATCGTCGAGGTTATCGCCCTGCCATGGGTAGAGCGCCCTTAAAAGAAACCTTAGCAGCTGCTTTGTTATACATGACTGATTGGACACCTGATTTGCCTTTGGTTGATCCTCTCTGTGGTTCAGGTACTTTTGCCATTGAAGCAACTTTAATGGCTTTAAATATCGCTCCGGGGTTGTATCGTAGAGAGTTTGCTTTTCAACGTTGGAATAATTATGATTCCGATTTATGGGATGACGTTTTTAGGAAAGCAGAAGAAGCAGAAAAAGATACCATGCCTATCATTGTCGGTAGTGATGCGGATGAAGATGTCGTTTTACAAGCTCAAAGTAATGCTCGTGCTTGTGGGTTTGCGGATAAGGTAAAGTTTTATCATCAAAAGTTGATTGATGTGGAAGCACCTGCGGATCATGGTATTTTGATTTGTAACCCTCCTTATGGTAAAAGGTTATCGGAAACAGAACAATTATTTCCTTTTTATAAGTTGTTGGGAGATGTTCTGAAGCAAAGATTTAAGGGGTGGACTGCTTATATTCTTTGTGGTAATAAGGAATTGAGTAAAAAGGTTGGTTTGAGAACTTCTCGGCGTATTCCTGTGGATAATGGCGGGATTCCTTGTACTTTACTCAAGTATGATTTGTACTAA
- a CDS encoding acyl-CoA thioesterase gives MTPKNNPQLPPITDIEVDHSLRATTEEWFEYPITVHPHHTDYAGVVWHGNYIPWLEEARIEYLRQIGIDYVDLVNAGCELPVVEINLRYHQPLKMGQSAIVKTRLNQIQKVRMHWDYEIVSFTSQQLYLSGRVTLVGIDTQKGKILRQLPPILQEALIKMS, from the coding sequence ATGACACCAAAAAATAATCCTCAATTACCACCTATCACAGACATAGAAGTTGATCACAGTTTGAGAGCAACCACCGAAGAATGGTTTGAATATCCCATAACAGTGCATCCCCATCACACCGACTATGCCGGGGTAGTATGGCACGGTAACTATATCCCCTGGTTAGAAGAAGCGAGGATAGAATATTTACGTCAAATAGGCATTGACTATGTCGATTTAGTTAATGCAGGTTGTGAATTACCTGTAGTGGAAATTAATCTTCGTTATCATCAACCCCTCAAAATGGGACAAAGTGCGATCGTAAAAACCCGTCTCAACCAAATCCAAAAAGTAAGAATGCACTGGGATTACGAAATCGTCTCCTTTACCTCCCAACAACTTTACCTCAGCGGTAGAGTTACCCTCGTGGGAATAGATACCCAAAAAGGAAAAATTCTAAGGCAACTGCCACCGATTTTACAAGAAGCCTTAATTAAGATGTCCTAG
- a CDS encoding phycobilisome rod-core linker polypeptide, with the protein MTLPLLNYTPSSQNSRVEGFEVGGDEQPKIYNAENLLFASDMDNLIETAYRQIFFHAFKSDREIALESQLRNRQITVRDFIRGLLLSETFRNSFYEKNSNYRFVEHCVQKVLGRDVYNEKEKIAWSIVIATKGYKGFIDELLNSDEYLENFGYDIVPYQRRRNLPSRELGERPFNIKSPRYNEYHRNQLGFPQIIWQNQVRRFTPQEKQVKAGDPSGYLNLARSIGSKATPAPRVSAMNISLDRVPYRKS; encoded by the coding sequence TTGACTCTTCCTCTTCTTAATTACACTCCCAGCTCTCAGAATTCTCGTGTAGAAGGATTCGAGGTAGGTGGAGACGAACAACCTAAAATCTATAATGCGGAAAACTTACTTTTCGCATCAGACATGGACAACTTAATTGAGACGGCCTATCGTCAAATTTTCTTCCATGCTTTCAAATCCGATCGTGAAATCGCCCTAGAATCCCAACTACGCAATCGTCAAATCACCGTCCGTGATTTCATTCGTGGTTTATTATTATCCGAAACTTTCAGAAATAGTTTTTACGAAAAAAATAGTAACTATCGTTTTGTAGAACATTGCGTACAAAAAGTTTTAGGTCGTGATGTTTACAACGAAAAAGAAAAAATTGCTTGGTCTATCGTTATCGCCACCAAAGGTTATAAAGGCTTCATCGATGAACTATTAAACTCCGATGAATACCTCGAAAACTTTGGTTATGACATAGTACCCTATCAACGTCGTCGTAACTTACCCTCCCGCGAACTCGGTGAAAGACCTTTCAATATCAAATCTCCTCGTTACAACGAGTATCACCGTAACCAACTTGGTTTCCCCCAAATTATTTGGCAAAATCAAGTACGTCGTTTTACTCCCCAAGAAAAACAAGTCAAAGCAGGAGATCCTTCTGGCTATCTAAACTTAGCTCGTAGCATCGGCTCTAAAGCCACCCCCGCACCCCGTGTGTCTGCTATGAATATTAGTTTAGACAGAGTTCCCTACCGTAAATCGTAG